The following proteins are encoded in a genomic region of Ursus arctos isolate Adak ecotype North America unplaced genomic scaffold, UrsArc2.0 scaffold_32, whole genome shotgun sequence:
- the NIPAL3 gene encoding NIPA-like protein 3 isoform X4 has product MPAPSLRAVTTSAIIGIIFIKEKWKPKDFLRRYVLSFVGCGLAIVGTYLLVTFAPNSHEKMTGENITRHLVSWPFLLYMLVEIILFCFLLYFYKEKNAHNIIVILLLVALLGSMTVVTVKAVAGMLVLSIQGHLQLDSPIFYVMFACMVATAVYQAAFLSQASQLYDSSLIASVGYILSTTVAITAGAVFYLDFVGEDALHICMFALGCLIAFLGVFLITRNRKKAIPFEPYISMDAMPGMQNMHDKGMTVQPDLKASFSYGALENNDNVSEIYAPATLPVMQEEHSSGGASGVPYRVLEHTKKE; this is encoded by the exons ATGCCAGCCCCATCCCTCCGGGCAGTGACAA CTAGCGCCATCATAGGAATCATATTcatcaaagaaaaatggaaacctAAAGACTTTCTGA GGCGCTACGTCTTGTCTTTCGTTGGCTGCGGTCTGGCCATCGTGGGCACCTACTTGCTGGTGACATTCGCACCTAACAGTCACGAGAAGATGACGGGCGAGAACATCACCAGGCACCTCGTGAGCTGGCCTTTTCTCTTGTACATG CTCGTGGAGATCATCCTGTTCTGCTTCCTGCTCTACTTCTACAAGGAGAAGAACGCCCACAACATCATCGTGATTCTTCTCCTGGTGGCATTACTCG GCTCCATGACGGTGGTGACGGTGAAGGCCGTGGCCGGGATGCTCGTCTTGTCCATACAGGGCCACCTGCAGCTCGACTCCCCCATCTTCTACGTGATGTTCGCGTGCATGGTGGCCACCGCTGTCTACCAGGCCGC GTTTTTAAGTCAAGCCTCGCAGCTGTACGACTCCTCTTTGATTGCCAGCGTGGGCTACATCCTGTCCACTACTGTCGCCATCACAGCAG GCGCAGTGTTTTACCTGGACTTCGTTGGGGAGGATGCCCTGCACATCTGCATGTTTGCACTGGG GTGCCTCATTGCATTCTTGGGCGTCTTCTTAATCACACGGAACCGGAAGAAGGCCATTCCATTCGAGCCCTATATTTCCATGGATGCCATGCCAG GTATGCAAAACATGCATGACAAGGGAATGACAGTTCAGCCTGACCTCAAAGCTTCTTTTTCCTATGGGGCCCTGGAAAACAACGACAACGTTTCTGAGATCTACGCTCCTGCCACGCTGCCGGTCATGCAAGAGGAACACAGCTCCGGGGGTGCCTCTGGGGTGCCCTACCGAGTCCTGGAACACACCAAGAAGGAATGA
- the NIPAL3 gene encoding NIPA-like protein 3 isoform X2 produces the protein MDRAHGAALQLRQLPPTSSAHPLSELPFSYKENLIGALLAIFGHLVVSIALNLQKYCHIRLAGSKDPRAYFKTKTWWLGLFLMLLGELGVFASYAFAPLSLIVPLSAVSVIASAIIGIIFIKEKWKPKDFLRRYVLSFVGCGLAIVGTYLLVTFAPNSHEKMTGENITRHLVSWPFLLYMLVEIILFCFLLYFYKEKNAHNIIVILLLVALLGSMTVVTVKAVAGMLVLSIQGHLQLDSPIFYVMFACMVATAVYQAAFLSQASQLYDSSLIASVGYILSTTVAITAGAVFYLDFVGEDALHICMFALGCLIAFLGVFLITRNRKKAIPFEPYISMDAMPAART, from the exons GAAAACTTGATCGGCGCCCTTTTGGCGATTTTCGGGCACCTTGTGGTCAGCATTGCACTTAACCTACAG AAGTACTGCCACATCCGCCTGGCAGGCTCCAAGGACCCCCGGGCCTATTTCAAGACCAAGACATGGTGGCTGGGGCTGTTCCTGATgctgctgggtgagctgggcGTGTTCGCCTCCTACGCCTTCGCTCCGCTCTCGCTGATCGTGCCCCTCAGCGCCGTCTCCGTGATAG CTAGCGCCATCATAGGAATCATATTcatcaaagaaaaatggaaacctAAAGACTTTCTGA GGCGCTACGTCTTGTCTTTCGTTGGCTGCGGTCTGGCCATCGTGGGCACCTACTTGCTGGTGACATTCGCACCTAACAGTCACGAGAAGATGACGGGCGAGAACATCACCAGGCACCTCGTGAGCTGGCCTTTTCTCTTGTACATG CTCGTGGAGATCATCCTGTTCTGCTTCCTGCTCTACTTCTACAAGGAGAAGAACGCCCACAACATCATCGTGATTCTTCTCCTGGTGGCATTACTCG GCTCCATGACGGTGGTGACGGTGAAGGCCGTGGCCGGGATGCTCGTCTTGTCCATACAGGGCCACCTGCAGCTCGACTCCCCCATCTTCTACGTGATGTTCGCGTGCATGGTGGCCACCGCTGTCTACCAGGCCGC GTTTTTAAGTCAAGCCTCGCAGCTGTACGACTCCTCTTTGATTGCCAGCGTGGGCTACATCCTGTCCACTACTGTCGCCATCACAGCAG GCGCAGTGTTTTACCTGGACTTCGTTGGGGAGGATGCCCTGCACATCTGCATGTTTGCACTGGG GTGCCTCATTGCATTCTTGGGCGTCTTCTTAATCACACGGAACCGGAAGAAGGCCATTCCATTCGAGCCCTATATTTCCATGGATGCCATGCCAG CAGCCAGGACCTAA
- the NIPAL3 gene encoding NIPA-like protein 3 isoform X1, with translation MDRAHGAALQLRQLPPTSSAHPLSELPFSYKENLIGALLAIFGHLVVSIALNLQKYCHIRLAGSKDPRAYFKTKTWWLGLFLMLLGELGVFASYAFAPLSLIVPLSAVSVIASAIIGIIFIKEKWKPKDFLRRYVLSFVGCGLAIVGTYLLVTFAPNSHEKMTGENITRHLVSWPFLLYMLVEIILFCFLLYFYKEKNAHNIIVILLLVALLGSMTVVTVKAVAGMLVLSIQGHLQLDSPIFYVMFACMVATAVYQAAFLSQASQLYDSSLIASVGYILSTTVAITAGAVFYLDFVGEDALHICMFALGCLIAFLGVFLITRNRKKAIPFEPYISMDAMPGMQNMHDKGMTVQPDLKASFSYGALENNDNVSEIYAPATLPVMQEEHSSGGASGVPYRVLEHTKKE, from the exons GAAAACTTGATCGGCGCCCTTTTGGCGATTTTCGGGCACCTTGTGGTCAGCATTGCACTTAACCTACAG AAGTACTGCCACATCCGCCTGGCAGGCTCCAAGGACCCCCGGGCCTATTTCAAGACCAAGACATGGTGGCTGGGGCTGTTCCTGATgctgctgggtgagctgggcGTGTTCGCCTCCTACGCCTTCGCTCCGCTCTCGCTGATCGTGCCCCTCAGCGCCGTCTCCGTGATAG CTAGCGCCATCATAGGAATCATATTcatcaaagaaaaatggaaacctAAAGACTTTCTGA GGCGCTACGTCTTGTCTTTCGTTGGCTGCGGTCTGGCCATCGTGGGCACCTACTTGCTGGTGACATTCGCACCTAACAGTCACGAGAAGATGACGGGCGAGAACATCACCAGGCACCTCGTGAGCTGGCCTTTTCTCTTGTACATG CTCGTGGAGATCATCCTGTTCTGCTTCCTGCTCTACTTCTACAAGGAGAAGAACGCCCACAACATCATCGTGATTCTTCTCCTGGTGGCATTACTCG GCTCCATGACGGTGGTGACGGTGAAGGCCGTGGCCGGGATGCTCGTCTTGTCCATACAGGGCCACCTGCAGCTCGACTCCCCCATCTTCTACGTGATGTTCGCGTGCATGGTGGCCACCGCTGTCTACCAGGCCGC GTTTTTAAGTCAAGCCTCGCAGCTGTACGACTCCTCTTTGATTGCCAGCGTGGGCTACATCCTGTCCACTACTGTCGCCATCACAGCAG GCGCAGTGTTTTACCTGGACTTCGTTGGGGAGGATGCCCTGCACATCTGCATGTTTGCACTGGG GTGCCTCATTGCATTCTTGGGCGTCTTCTTAATCACACGGAACCGGAAGAAGGCCATTCCATTCGAGCCCTATATTTCCATGGATGCCATGCCAG GTATGCAAAACATGCATGACAAGGGAATGACAGTTCAGCCTGACCTCAAAGCTTCTTTTTCCTATGGGGCCCTGGAAAACAACGACAACGTTTCTGAGATCTACGCTCCTGCCACGCTGCCGGTCATGCAAGAGGAACACAGCTCCGGGGGTGCCTCTGGGGTGCCCTACCGAGTCCTGGAACACACCAAGAAGGAATGA
- the NIPAL3 gene encoding NIPA-like protein 3 isoform X3 — protein MDRAHGAALQLRQLPPTSSAHPLSELPFSYKENLIGALLAIFGHLVVSIALNLQKYCHIRLAGSKDPRAYFKTKTWWLGLFLMLLGELGVFASYAFAPLSLIVPLSAVSVIASAIIGIIFIKEKWKPKDFLRRYVLSFVGCGLAIVGTYLLVTFAPNSHEKMTGENITRHLVSWPFLLYMLVEIILFCFLLYFYKEKNAHNIIVILLLVALLGSMTVVTVKAVAGMLVLSIQGHLQLDSPIFYVMFACMVATAVYQAAFLSQASQLYDSSLIASVGYILSTTVAITAGAVFYLDFVGEDALHICMFALGCLIAFLGVFLITRNRKKAIPFEPYISMDAMPART, from the exons GAAAACTTGATCGGCGCCCTTTTGGCGATTTTCGGGCACCTTGTGGTCAGCATTGCACTTAACCTACAG AAGTACTGCCACATCCGCCTGGCAGGCTCCAAGGACCCCCGGGCCTATTTCAAGACCAAGACATGGTGGCTGGGGCTGTTCCTGATgctgctgggtgagctgggcGTGTTCGCCTCCTACGCCTTCGCTCCGCTCTCGCTGATCGTGCCCCTCAGCGCCGTCTCCGTGATAG CTAGCGCCATCATAGGAATCATATTcatcaaagaaaaatggaaacctAAAGACTTTCTGA GGCGCTACGTCTTGTCTTTCGTTGGCTGCGGTCTGGCCATCGTGGGCACCTACTTGCTGGTGACATTCGCACCTAACAGTCACGAGAAGATGACGGGCGAGAACATCACCAGGCACCTCGTGAGCTGGCCTTTTCTCTTGTACATG CTCGTGGAGATCATCCTGTTCTGCTTCCTGCTCTACTTCTACAAGGAGAAGAACGCCCACAACATCATCGTGATTCTTCTCCTGGTGGCATTACTCG GCTCCATGACGGTGGTGACGGTGAAGGCCGTGGCCGGGATGCTCGTCTTGTCCATACAGGGCCACCTGCAGCTCGACTCCCCCATCTTCTACGTGATGTTCGCGTGCATGGTGGCCACCGCTGTCTACCAGGCCGC GTTTTTAAGTCAAGCCTCGCAGCTGTACGACTCCTCTTTGATTGCCAGCGTGGGCTACATCCTGTCCACTACTGTCGCCATCACAGCAG GCGCAGTGTTTTACCTGGACTTCGTTGGGGAGGATGCCCTGCACATCTGCATGTTTGCACTGGG GTGCCTCATTGCATTCTTGGGCGTCTTCTTAATCACACGGAACCGGAAGAAGGCCATTCCATTCGAGCCCTATATTTCCATGGATGCCATGCCAG CCAGGACCTAA